The nucleotide sequence CAGTTCTTCGGCCTGTGGGACGCGTATCTCGGGTTCGTCGGTGCGTTCGAGATCATCATTCCGAACAACCCGAAGCCCGTCGTCGACGGACTCGTCTACGGCGTGGTCCTCTTGGGTTTCGTCGGTAGCTACTACTGGCTGCTCAAGCGGACCGGCGAATCGCCCTTCGGACGCGTGTTGAAGGCGATTCGCGAGGACGAAGACGCCGCGAACTCTCTCGGAAAGAACACGAACCGCTTCAAGATCAAGGCGTTTATGCTCGGGTGTGCGCTGATGGGACTCGTCGGAATCCTGTGGCTGATGACGAGCGGCTCGATCACGCCGAACTTCTTCCGGCCGCGCGTTACCTTCTTCATATGGATCGCGCTCATTATCGGCGGTTCGGGGTCGAACACCGGCAGCATCCTCGGCGGAGCGGTCTTCGCCGCGCTGCTGTTTCAGGGACCGCGGTACGCGAAAAACCTTATCGATACCGTGCTGCCGAATGCCGACGCACCGTCGAGCTTCGGTCCGGCGGTCGCCCCGCTGTTCACGAACTTCGATCCGGCACCGCTGTTTTTCTACACCATCGACAGCGTCAGACAGCTTCAGTTGGTGTTTATGGGGCTCGTGCTCATCTGGTTGATGCATAACCGCCCCGAGGGGATGCTCGGCCACCGCAAGGAGACGGCCGCGGGCATTCCGTTGACGGCATCGCGAGCCCGCGGTCCGGCGAGTGCAGACGGCGGCGAACGTGGAGGTGAGGTCGATGAGTGATGCGGACGCCTCGAACGCCGACGTTACGGTCGACGAGTCGACCGAAACGGCCGGGTCCGGAAGGAATCCTGCGGCGTCGAGTAGACTGGATCTCGGCTCCGGCGGCCCCGACGTCTCCGAACAGTACCCGCTGCGGGTCGACGATCTCCGGAAGACCTTCGGCGGGATCACCGCCGTCGACGACGCGTCGTTCCGAGTCGAACGCGGGACCCTCACCGGTCTCATCGGTCCGAACGGGGCCGGTAAGTCGACGACGTTCAACCTCATCACCGGGATGTTGGCCCCGGACTCGGGCACCGTCACGTTCGACGGCGAGGAGATCACCGGTCAGCGGCCCCACGCGATCGCGAACAAGGGACTCGTCCGGACGTTCCAGATCGCGAGAGAACTTCGGGATATGACCGTCTTGGAGAACCTGATGCTCGCACCGAAGGGGCAGCGCGGAGAGGAACTGTGGCGCTCCGTCACACCGGGCTTTCGCGACGACGTCATCGAGCAGGAGGAGGAACTCCTCGAACGGGTCTGGAACGTCCTCGAGTTCTTCGATATCGATCACATCGCCGAGGAGTACGCGGGGAACCTCTCGGGCGGACAGCGAAAGCTGCTGGAGATGGCCCGAGCGCTCCTCACCGATCCGGATATGCTCCTCCTCGACGAACCGTTCGCGGGCGTCAATCCGTCGCTGGAGAAACGCCTGCTCGAACACATACACGAACTGCGCGAGCAGGGCTACACGTTCCTGCTCGTCGAACACGATATGGACTTGATTATGGAGAACTGCGAGCGAGTGATCGTCCTGCACCAGGGGCGCGTCCTGACTGAGGGAACCCCCGCGGAGATTCAGGCGGACGAGGAGGTTATCGAGGCCTACCTCGGAGGGAACGTATGAGCGCCGACGCGGAGCGAGAGCCGTCGCACGACGCGGACGTGTCCCAAGAGACCATCCCGGATCGAGAGGGACAGTCGCTCCTCGAAGTTCGCGACCTCGACGCGGGGTACGGTGACCTGCAGATCCTGACCGGCGTCGATATGGACGTCGCGGGGGGCGAGTACGTGACCATCGTCGGCCCGAACGGCGCGGGGAAGTCGACGGTGATGAAGTCCATCTTTGGGCTCACGTCCCTGATGGGCGGAACGGTGACGTTCAAGGACAGAGACATCACCGGACTCCGACCCGAGGAGGTCATCCACGAGGGGATCGGCTACGTTCCGCAGAACGATAACGTGTTCCCCTCGCTGACGGTTCGGGAGAACTTGGAGATGGGCGCGTACATCCTCGATTCGGTGCCGCAGGACGCGCTCGACGCCGTCTTCGAGCGCTTCCCGATCCTCGAAGAGCGGCAATCGCAGAAGGCCGGGACGATGTCCGGCGGCCAACAACAGATGCTCGCGATGGGCCGCGCGCTGATGCTGGAGCCCTCGCTGCTCCTGCTCGACGAACCGTCCGCGGGGCTCGCGCCCGACCTCGTCGACGATATGTTCGACCGAATCGACGCGATCAACGACGACGGGACGGCGGTCCTGATGGTCGAACAGAACGCCAAGGAGGCGCTGCGACGGTGCGACCGCGGCTACGTCCTCGCGAACGGACGGAACCGGTATATGGACGACGGCGACGCGCTCTTGAACGACGAGCAGGTCCGAAAGGACTTCCTCGGCGGGTAGACCGATACTGGACGAATCAATCGATCTTGGACCGGTTCGTCCATCCTCGACGAGACCGATCGAGCGATCGTTTTCGAGACGGTTCCGGCAGCGCGGTCGCCCCGGGCAGACAGGTCGCAAAGAATCGAACGTTCCGAGAGCAGCGCGTTACTCGCCCGAGCTGGACAGCGCTTCGCTAATGGCGGAGGAGTACGAGGACTCGCCGATGTTGATCCCGAGTTGGTCGTACACTGCGCCATCGAACTCGTCTTCGAACACGTTACTGAAGCGCTCGGAGAGCTGCTGGCCGTAGTCGTTGTTAATGTAGATCGTCGCGACCGTGCTCACTTCCAGCCGTTCGGCCATCACTTGCGCCATCACGCGGCCTTGGAGTCTGTCGGAGGGGGCCGTCCGGAAGATGTAGTCGTCGTCTTCGAGGTTCGACACCGATAGCGCGGTGGAGGACGGAGACATTCCCACGATCTGGTTCGGAATGAAGACCTCCTGAGCGACGGCGACGTTCACACCCGATGACGCTGAGCCACAGACGCTCGGTACGCCCGCGCTCGCGAGCGATTCGGCGGCCGCCGTCCCGGCGCTCGGCGAGGTCTGGGAGTCTTCGACCTGCGCATCGACCGAGAGACCGGCCGGATTCGCGTCGTTGACCTGCGTTACGGGCAGTTCTGCGGCTTGGATCATCGGTCCGCCCACGGAGGCCAGATCGCCCGTCTCGGGGAGGAGAATGCCGACCGACATCTCGCGGTCGCTCCCGCCGGACGCGCTGTCGGCGGCGGGACCGCTGCCGTCGGGGTTCGCTCCCTCGAAGTTCTGCACTTCGAGTGTCTCGTCGGTTTCGTTGTTGAACTCCCAGACGGCGTAGGCCGCAGAGGCCGGATCGCCGTTCTCATCGAAGTTCGTCGCCGACGATGCGCCCTGATAGTTCACGTCATCGCCGTTCGCGGCCGCCTCGATTCCCTCAACGAGGTTCTCCGGTGTGACTTCCATCCCGCCGGGGTTGGCGATCCGACGCATCTGATCGCGGACCGCGGTCCCGCTGTTCTCGCCGGCCGCGGCGTTCGCGAGCAGTTGGAGCGCGACCGAGTCGTACGATTGGGACGTGAACACGCCCGGTGAGGCGTCGTACTCCTCCTCGAAGAGGGAACTGAAGGCCTCTTGGCTCGGACCGCCCGCCGCGGGCGCGGTCCCGGTGACGTTCGCCATCTCGTTCCCGACCTGTCCCGGCAGGTCCCCGTCGCGAAGCCCGTCTGGAACGAGGATCGTTTCGCTTCCGTCCGACTGACTGTAGTAGTCGCGGAACAACTGAATTCCGCTTTCGGGGTAGCAGATGAAGACGAGACCTTCCGGCCCGTCTCCGGATCCCCCGCTGTCGCCGCCACTGTCGCTGTCGCCGCTGCTGTCTCCACCGCTGTCTCCGCCACTGTCGCCGCCGTCGTCTGGGCTACCAACACACCCGGCGATTCCGCTCGCGCCGATCGCTCCCGCCGCGCCCACTCGCTTCAGGAATCTACGCCGTACGATATCACGTGCCATAAACACGGAATTGATTCACCTCATTATAAATGTATCCGTCACGACACTGGGTACAACGGATCCTTGACGAACGATAAGTGACGTCTTCCGGCCATAATCCAGTTTCACTACGGATTCGATCCCCGGAAAGAAACGTCCCCTTTCACATTTTATCAGAAAATATAGGTGATCTGTTCGCGATTTCGCCTTGCGGTCGCGCCCCGCTGCCGGTTCCGACGGGCGTTTCGTCGGCGTTTGAAGGTCGGGTTTCGGAGCCATCGTTCGACGAATCGCCACGCTCAAGCGCTCGGAGCCTCCTCTTTCAGAAAATGACTATCCCCTCGTTCGTCATCGGGATCGCCGGCGGCACCGGCGCGGGGAAGACGACGGTCGCGCGTCTCATCACGCGGAACGTCGGCGACTCCGTCACGAGGATCCCGCTGGACAACTACTACGAGGATCTGAGCCACCTCGATCTCGAAGCACGCGAGGACGTGAACTACGATCACCCCTCGGCGTTCGAGTGGGAACTCCTCCGTGAGCAACTCGGGACCCTGCTCGAAGGACAGTCGATCGAGATGCCGACGTACGACTTCGAGATCCACAACCGAACCGACGAATCGGTCCGCGTCGAGCCGACGGACGTCATCATCTT is from Halobellus sp. LT62 and encodes:
- a CDS encoding ABC transporter substrate-binding protein translates to MARDIVRRRFLKRVGAAGAIGASGIAGCVGSPDDGGDSGGDSGGDSSGDSDSGGDSGGSGDGPEGLVFICYPESGIQLFRDYYSQSDGSETILVPDGLRDGDLPGQVGNEMANVTGTAPAAGGPSQEAFSSLFEEEYDASPGVFTSQSYDSVALQLLANAAAGENSGTAVRDQMRRIANPGGMEVTPENLVEGIEAAANGDDVNYQGASSATNFDENGDPASAAYAVWEFNNETDETLEVQNFEGANPDGSGPAADSASGGSDREMSVGILLPETGDLASVGGPMIQAAELPVTQVNDANPAGLSVDAQVEDSQTSPSAGTAAAESLASAGVPSVCGSASSGVNVAVAQEVFIPNQIVGMSPSSTALSVSNLEDDDYIFRTAPSDRLQGRVMAQVMAERLEVSTVATIYINNDYGQQLSERFSNVFEDEFDGAVYDQLGINIGESSYSSAISEALSSSGE
- a CDS encoding ABC transporter ATP-binding protein — its product is MSDADASNADVTVDESTETAGSGRNPAASSRLDLGSGGPDVSEQYPLRVDDLRKTFGGITAVDDASFRVERGTLTGLIGPNGAGKSTTFNLITGMLAPDSGTVTFDGEEITGQRPHAIANKGLVRTFQIARELRDMTVLENLMLAPKGQRGEELWRSVTPGFRDDVIEQEEELLERVWNVLEFFDIDHIAEEYAGNLSGGQRKLLEMARALLTDPDMLLLDEPFAGVNPSLEKRLLEHIHELREQGYTFLLVEHDMDLIMENCERVIVLHQGRVLTEGTPAEIQADEEVIEAYLGGNV
- a CDS encoding ABC transporter ATP-binding protein codes for the protein MSADAEREPSHDADVSQETIPDREGQSLLEVRDLDAGYGDLQILTGVDMDVAGGEYVTIVGPNGAGKSTVMKSIFGLTSLMGGTVTFKDRDITGLRPEEVIHEGIGYVPQNDNVFPSLTVRENLEMGAYILDSVPQDALDAVFERFPILEERQSQKAGTMSGGQQQMLAMGRALMLEPSLLLLDEPSAGLAPDLVDDMFDRIDAINDDGTAVLMVEQNAKEALRRCDRGYVLANGRNRYMDDGDALLNDEQVRKDFLGG
- a CDS encoding branched-chain amino acid ABC transporter permease, with product MSVRNDIADRIPGGDAGLIVAVLLTVYATYVLAGVVLGYSLRGQLNTIAVLTFYIAVFAMLALALNLHWGYTGLFNIGIVGFMAVGIYVMALVSKPVYTPGGAAQVGGLGLPLIVGIIAGMAAAALLGLVIALPALRLRADYLAIVTIAMSEIVRFSFLSGDLGKFQLFGKRVGFGGGSGLILDFTDPMEAFFQFFGLWDAYLGFVGAFEIIIPNNPKPVVDGLVYGVVLLGFVGSYYWLLKRTGESPFGRVLKAIREDEDAANSLGKNTNRFKIKAFMLGCALMGLVGILWLMTSGSITPNFFRPRVTFFIWIALIIGGSGSNTGSILGGAVFAALLFQGPRYAKNLIDTVLPNADAPSSFGPAVAPLFTNFDPAPLFFYTIDSVRQLQLVFMGLVLIWLMHNRPEGMLGHRKETAAGIPLTASRARGPASADGGERGGEVDE